From the Haloarcula sp. H-GB4 genome, one window contains:
- a CDS encoding helix-turn-helix domain-containing protein, translated as MSITTKIHIEHERLALVPTLQNLEDVAIRVITQGNTDPGSTVFPFLIEYPDRDRLEEMLDADPTVQSYELVDWTDQTGIYYIEHTPQTKLISSVVTDVNGFLVHTETKSNGWLVRLLLPDREALNTIWEYANENDISLDIIEIYGNTDTGGESSYGLTDEQLTALITAYEHGYFGEPRDISLNEVADEIGLSSTAMSGRLRRGMRNLIAATIIDREK; from the coding sequence ATGTCAATAACGACTAAAATACATATCGAACACGAACGCCTCGCGCTGGTTCCAACCTTACAGAACCTCGAAGACGTAGCGATTCGTGTCATCACGCAGGGGAACACCGATCCGGGGTCCACCGTATTTCCATTCCTCATTGAGTATCCCGACAGGGACCGACTCGAAGAGATGCTTGATGCTGACCCGACAGTCCAGAGCTACGAACTTGTCGACTGGACCGACCAGACCGGCATATACTATATCGAACACACCCCACAAACGAAACTCATCAGCTCTGTCGTTACTGATGTCAACGGATTTCTCGTCCATACAGAGACAAAGAGCAACGGCTGGCTCGTCCGACTGTTGCTCCCTGACCGCGAGGCACTCAATACGATCTGGGAGTATGCAAACGAGAACGACATTTCTCTCGATATCATCGAAATATACGGAAATACGGACACCGGCGGTGAGTCGTCATACGGGTTGACCGACGAACAACTGACTGCGCTAATAACTGCATATGAACACGGCTATTTCGGAGAACCAAGGGATATCTCTCTGAACGAAGTTGCCGACGAAATTGGCCTGTCCTCAACAGCGATGAGCGGCAGACTCCGTCGTGGAATGCGGAACCTCATTGCGGCAACAATAATTGATAGAGAGAAGTAA
- a CDS encoding dihydrofolate reductase, translated as MKLSLIAAVAANGVIGAAGDIPWQYPEDLTHFKQTTVGHPVIMGRRTFESIRRGLDGPLPERLNIVLTTAPQQLPDSVTAVTSTTAALAEAADSDASTAYVIGGATVYEQFLPQADELILTELTAAFDGDTVFPTVDWSHWTETERTTHSEFAIVRYTRTSSD; from the coding sequence ATGAAACTCTCACTGATCGCCGCCGTCGCGGCTAACGGTGTGATCGGTGCCGCCGGCGACATCCCGTGGCAGTATCCCGAGGATCTGACACATTTCAAACAGACAACTGTCGGCCATCCGGTGATTATGGGGCGGCGGACCTTCGAGAGTATTCGGCGTGGTCTTGATGGCCCGCTGCCGGAGCGGCTGAACATTGTTTTGACCACGGCGCCGCAGCAACTTCCAGACAGTGTCACGGCCGTTACCTCGACGACGGCGGCATTGGCCGAAGCGGCCGATAGTGACGCATCTACGGCGTATGTTATTGGCGGGGCGACAGTGTACGAGCAGTTTCTCCCACAGGCCGACGAACTCATTCTGACCGAACTAACAGCAGCTTTCGACGGCGATACGGTCTTTCCGACAGTCGACTGGTCGCACTGGACTGAGACGGAACGAACGACTCATAGCGAATTTGCTATTGTGAGATACACTCGAACCAGCAGCGACTAG
- a CDS encoding aminomethyl transferase family protein: MTGNEEHPNYPSVDQSDRTVPRNLRQTGDPNIEMLVSTRVRKSPFFHKSFNEEGAWRATVYNRLYHPRGLIEPEDGGVMKEYDALTNTVTLWDVAVERQVRVKGPDAEALTNYVVTRDVTGMDAMDGKYVILCNEDGGILNDPVLLRPEEDEFWFSISDSTLMQWLQGVNVDNDFDVEIDEIDVAPMQIQGPRSEDVMIDVVGDKVSDVPYYGLMDAEIDGCDVLISQTGFSGEKGFEIYVKDAMENAERVWDPVMESVKDHGGRQIAPGHHRRIAAGIMSWGQDMDHETSPFQVNLGYHVPDDKEANYIGREALEAQKEQIENGNYPFEHKLIGLKIAGEPIRDYAPDFWLISDPDTGEECGYLTSPWWNPDLETNIGMGFVPAEKIQEVSDTPLNDEIYDEELDLEFQVHLPDEYAEESGEPVFATAAKVPFKESVNPSAREQAKLNARKEAESDD; the protein is encoded by the coding sequence ATGACCGGTAACGAGGAACATCCTAACTATCCCAGTGTCGACCAGTCAGACCGGACCGTCCCCCGTAACCTCCGCCAGACTGGTGACCCCAACATCGAGATGTTGGTGTCGACGCGCGTTCGAAAGTCCCCGTTCTTCCACAAGTCCTTCAATGAGGAGGGCGCCTGGCGGGCGACCGTCTACAACCGCCTCTATCACCCGCGTGGCCTCATCGAACCCGAGGACGGTGGGGTGATGAAAGAGTACGACGCACTGACCAACACTGTCACCCTCTGGGATGTCGCCGTAGAGCGTCAGGTCCGGGTCAAGGGACCCGACGCCGAGGCGCTGACGAACTATGTCGTCACCCGTGATGTGACAGGCATGGACGCCATGGACGGAAAGTACGTCATCCTGTGTAACGAAGATGGCGGCATCCTGAACGACCCAGTGTTGCTCCGCCCCGAGGAAGACGAGTTCTGGTTCTCTATCTCGGACTCGACGCTGATGCAGTGGTTACAGGGTGTCAACGTCGACAACGACTTTGATGTTGAAATCGACGAGATCGACGTGGCGCCGATGCAGATTCAGGGCCCGCGCTCCGAGGACGTGATGATTGATGTCGTCGGCGACAAGGTCAGTGACGTGCCGTACTACGGCTTGATGGACGCCGAAATCGACGGTTGTGACGTGTTGATTAGCCAGACTGGCTTCTCGGGCGAGAAAGGCTTCGAAATCTACGTCAAAGACGCAATGGAAAACGCCGAGCGCGTCTGGGACCCTGTCATGGAGTCTGTCAAGGACCACGGCGGCCGCCAGATCGCACCTGGCCATCACCGCCGTATCGCCGCCGGCATCATGTCCTGGGGACAGGACATGGACCACGAAACGTCCCCGTTCCAGGTCAACCTCGGCTACCACGTCCCCGACGACAAAGAAGCCAACTACATCGGCAGAGAGGCGCTCGAAGCACAGAAAGAACAGATCGAGAACGGCAACTATCCGTTCGAGCACAAACTCATCGGACTGAAGATTGCTGGCGAGCCAATCCGTGACTACGCCCCGGACTTCTGGCTCATCTCCGATCCGGATACCGGTGAGGAGTGTGGCTACCTCACGTCCCCGTGGTGGAATCCGGACTTAGAGACCAACATCGGGATGGGATTCGTCCCAGCCGAGAAGATTCAGGAAGTCAGCGATACGCCGCTCAACGACGAAATATACGACGAGGAACTGGATCTGGAGTTCCAGGTCCACCTCCCCGATGAGTACGCCGAGGAATCCGGCGAGCCGGTGTTTGCGACCGCCGCGAAGGTGCCATTCAAGGAGTCTGTCAATCCGAGCGCCCGCGAGCAAGCGAAGCTCAACGCCCGGAAAGAGGCCGAAAGCGACGACTAG
- a CDS encoding methylenetetrahydrofolate reductase, giving the protein MALGTRTVSDSQGVRTLLTSARFELMPFESFDEEITHLPDNATIAITTSPQLGIEKTVEKTAEAAEMGYDVVPHIAARYVEDRDQLESIAERLEQAGITDIFVPGGDREEPAGEYESALDMLEALEETQYSFEEVGITGYPEGHDFINDETLAESMAQKAPYATYIVTQLCYDPDAVLEWVEDIRARGIELPVEVGIPGVMNYQRLMQISQKVGVGDSIKFLRKTTGILGFVKQLVGSRGTYEPDELIDGLAPYVGDDEYNIRGVHIYTFNQTPDTEQWRHKRLDA; this is encoded by the coding sequence ATGGCCCTCGGAACACGCACGGTCTCAGACAGTCAGGGTGTCCGGACGCTACTGACGAGCGCCCGGTTTGAACTGATGCCGTTCGAGAGCTTCGACGAGGAGATTACCCACCTCCCCGACAATGCGACTATCGCAATCACGACTTCGCCCCAGCTCGGCATCGAGAAGACCGTCGAAAAGACGGCGGAAGCCGCCGAAATGGGGTACGACGTTGTGCCACATATCGCGGCCCGCTACGTGGAAGACAGGGACCAACTCGAATCGATAGCCGAGCGACTGGAACAGGCGGGCATCACGGACATCTTCGTTCCCGGTGGCGACCGCGAGGAACCGGCCGGTGAGTACGAGTCAGCGCTCGACATGCTCGAAGCGCTCGAAGAGACCCAGTACTCCTTCGAGGAGGTAGGCATCACGGGCTACCCCGAGGGCCACGACTTCATCAACGACGAAACGCTGGCGGAGTCGATGGCACAGAAAGCACCGTACGCGACGTATATCGTTACACAACTCTGTTACGACCCGGATGCCGTGCTGGAGTGGGTCGAAGACATCCGTGCTCGCGGTATCGAACTCCCAGTCGAAGTGGGCATCCCGGGCGTGATGAACTACCAGCGGTTGATGCAAATCTCACAGAAAGTCGGCGTCGGTGATTCGATAAAGTTCCTCAGGAAGACCACGGGCATTCTTGGGTTCGTCAAGCAACTGGTCGGCTCCCGCGGGACCTACGAACCCGACGAACTCATCGATGGGCTCGCGCCCTACGTTGGAGACGACGAGTACAATATCCGCGGCGTCCACATCTACACGTTTAATCAGACGCCCGACACAGAGCAGTGGCGGCACAAGCGTCTCGACGCCTGA
- a CDS encoding succinylglutamate desuccinylase/aspartoacylase family protein yields MDYTAVTHTTTDRRLGRLPSGRDVSVTVHQYVGSPGPTVYIQAAQHGIELNGPAALRRLHGRLTGAAIAGTVLVVPVVNQLAFDHRSYMTPGEYDVMNPNLNRVWPGDESGSLQEQFAARLWELVKDADAAVDLHTGTADMLEHVRCRADDEAAQRLAEAFGTSYRLTDGHEDAGDDGSGGTFRAAAAEAGIPVITAELSNSRRIAQDAVAAGVDGIQNLLREWAVLPAEPEPQAVQTVLRNDAEPVTASESGLFECRPDIAVGDTVDAGERLGTVYEPASFEQQQIVSATERGVIFSLARESVVVKGERLAGIAIPR; encoded by the coding sequence ATGGACTACACGGCCGTCACGCATACGACGACTGACCGACGGCTTGGACGGTTACCGTCGGGTCGAGACGTGTCTGTGACTGTCCACCAGTACGTCGGCAGCCCCGGGCCGACAGTGTACATTCAGGCGGCGCAACACGGCATCGAACTCAACGGCCCAGCCGCGTTACGTCGACTGCACGGCCGCCTGACCGGCGCGGCCATCGCTGGGACGGTACTCGTCGTCCCGGTAGTGAACCAGCTCGCGTTCGACCACCGGTCATATATGACCCCTGGCGAGTACGACGTGATGAATCCGAACCTGAACCGTGTGTGGCCGGGCGACGAGTCCGGAAGCCTACAGGAACAGTTTGCCGCTCGGCTGTGGGAACTCGTGAAAGACGCCGACGCAGCAGTCGATCTCCACACCGGCACGGCAGATATGCTGGAACACGTCCGGTGCCGGGCGGACGACGAAGCCGCCCAGCGCCTCGCCGAAGCGTTCGGCACTTCCTACAGACTCACCGACGGTCACGAGGACGCCGGCGACGACGGGTCGGGTGGGACGTTCCGCGCTGCGGCTGCGGAAGCCGGGATTCCGGTCATCACTGCAGAACTGTCGAACAGTCGTCGGATAGCACAGGATGCGGTTGCAGCTGGTGTCGACGGGATACAGAATCTCCTGCGCGAGTGGGCAGTCCTCCCAGCGGAGCCGGAACCACAGGCTGTGCAGACGGTGCTCCGAAACGATGCGGAACCAGTCACCGCATCGGAATCGGGGTTGTTTGAGTGCCGACCGGACATCGCTGTCGGCGACACTGTCGACGCCGGGGAGCGACTGGGCACCGTCTACGAGCCCGCCTCGTTCGAGCAACAACAGATCGTCTCAGCGACAGAACGGGGAGTGATATTCTCGCTTGCCAGGGAGTCTGTTGTCGTGAAAGGGGAGCGACTCGCGGGTATTGCGATACCGCGATAA